A segment of the Zingiber officinale cultivar Zhangliang chromosome 8B, Zo_v1.1, whole genome shotgun sequence genome:
ACTAGCAATAGGGTCGAATGGGTGTACGTAGAGAGATTTATAAGAATCGGGGAGATTGCCCCTTTTGTTGACTAGACCTATCGTTGGTCGATTGCGAGGTGGGTTGAACATTCCGGTCGACCTATGAGGTTGGCTGTCTCTAAACCCGGTCGGCTATTGAATGACCGGATGTGCTATCTTTCTAGTTCGAGAATGAAGCACTGAACTCCTTATGTTCGACCGGCTTAAGGGTCGGTCGACCGTCTCTCGAACTCGAACGGCTTATAATCCGGTCGGGCTGGGCCTGCAAACCTTAGTGTTGGATAAACAATCAGAGCCAAGTGGGGGATGCTCTTCTTTATTAACTTTGACTactatttcattttaattttgacCGTCACATCATCTTCTGGATTCGCTAGTTACATCCCGTagcaataatatttatatttataacaATTTATCAAAATTCACCGTTCTCCATTATGTAAAATTACAGTTatagttaataaaataaaaataataaaatatgtttttaatatattttaaaatggaATTACTTTTCAAAATAAGTATGCTGTTTTAATATTATTACTTTTGCCCCTCTCTGTTAGATAGTATTCATTTAACCGTTTAAAATTAGTTGAGTAGAAAAAACGGGTCGGATGTGATATAGAAATTTAGTTATTTAGTTACGACTGACTCAAGTTAGTTAGTGGAGACGGGCGAGGCAGGGCGAAATGACATCCTTAGCCCTAAGGCAAAATTACACTTGCCGCGGTGTTTTCCTCGATAAAACAAACCAACGAACGTCCTCGCCTTCCTCGTCGGCGGTGTCGGTGATGGTGGATCCTTGCCGTGCCGGAGCGAGATCATCGCCGGGAGAGACACTGTCTCGGTTCATGTCCGCCGCAgcgatcctcctcctcctcctcctgctcTTCGATGCGCTCCTCTGCATCGATGCTCGCCCCGAGTACTCGCCGTCGCCGATGCAGCTCCTTCGATCGGATCATCGCGATGGGAAAGTCGCGATCTCGGTGGATGAATTCGGAGCTAAAGGCAACGGATTGGATGATGACACCGCGGTACGCACTTTCCCTTTTGATGATGTGTGGGATCGGATCGGCCCGATTAATTAGTTCGATGCTTCACTGttgttcaattttttattttttttttgaatcgaGATCAGGGGAAAGATCACAAAAAGGATTTGATGATGAACAATATTGATCATTTAACAGATTAATGAATTCAAACATTTTGCTCACTGTCACTGTAGGCTTAATCTAATTAGCTTCCTGGACTAATATATACAAACCGATAGATCTCGTATCTTGAAGAATATATTAGTTTCTGATGTATATCATGAAGAAAACCTACaattttccattgcaaatttccttattaatctCGTATCTTGGCTGGTTCCACAACTATGGATTGATACCAAACGACCATTCTGAAATGTTGAATGACTGAATGTTGGAAGAAAAAAAGTTTGGTGGCGTTTGGTAATCATGAGTTTCTCTAGAAAGAGTTCATTGAGGATTACTGCATTTTGCTAAAATCATTTTTTAGATGGGAAGTTTTGAAATTCTCCTGTATAAAGCAAGCAACAAGAAATTCTAAGATTAGTGGTTAGTGTTCTGTAAAACTATGCAAACTTGTTCTTCTACTGCCTTCGATTGTTTTTTTAATTGGCCTTTCTGATAAATAATCCATTTTCAGGCTTTCAAAAGTGCATGGGACTATGCTTGTTCATCACCGATTAGAATGGGCATAAACTTTCTTGCAAGTAATGTGTACTTGATTAATCCTATCTATATCGGTGGCCCTTGTATCTCTAAGATGATAGTAACGGCAAGTATATGCATTTAGGAACTGATATTACAGCTATCACTCTATTTTTTTGGTTGGCTCACCTAATTCAATGGAGACCTGTGTTCTAGCAGATATCGGGAACCATAATTGCTCCTTCGGATCCTGAAATTTGGGATGGGCATGATCCTAGAAAATGGATTTACTTTCATGGGGTTAATGAGATAGTTGTGCGTGGCGGTGGAACTGTAAATGGCATGGGACATGAATGGTGGTCAAGGTCCTGCAAAAGAAACGCAACTAATGTATATCCTTCGATAAGCTATCTTTatttatgccttcatttattGTTTCGACAAAAGTTAATTTACATAACATTCAATTTGCAGCCTTGTCGTCATGCTCCAACGGTAAGCACCCCATTCAATTCCGTCACGGTTGGCATCCCTTGTTGTGATTTATGTTCCTTAGATGAATCCATTACATGGCAATGCAGGCAATTACTTTTCACAGGAGCAAGCATGTCATCCTCCAAGATTTGAATGTATTCAATAGCCAACAGATGCATGTTGCATTCACCTCTTGCTCTCATGTTCGTGTGTCACGATTGAAGGTGATTGCACCTGCTGAGAGCCCTAATACTGATGGAATTCATATAAGTGAATCTCGGTCCGTTGTGGTTGAAGGTAGCACTATTAGCACAGGTGTGTGCCAGCATGACTGCTGTGTAATATCTCACTTCACACCGGTTTATTCTAACTTCCTTGTTGCTTATTCTCCTTCAACATACTTGCTTTTCTGATTGATTCTTACAGGCttgaatttctaaattttgaGATAGTTTATCATGAATAACTAGTAATTTTGTTACATGGAGTTGGATCCCCAATTTTAGGTGGAAAGTATCCCAAATTTAGCTCGCTTACCACTAAACCAAGCAATGGTTGTTGAAATGTGTTACCAATTCAAACTTACAGTGTTCAGATGTTAACTTCAGTATCTAGTTTCCTGAGAAATATTTCTTTTTTGCTTGAGTGGAaaagaaaatcaaagtttaacAGAATCAATTCTTCATGTTCT
Coding sequences within it:
- the LOC122014328 gene encoding probable polygalacturonase At1g80170 — its product is MTSLALRQNYTCRGVFLDKTNQRTSSPSSSAVSVMVDPCRAGARSSPGETLSRFMSAAAILLLLLLLFDALLCIDARPEYSPSPMQLLRSDHRDGKVAISVDEFGAKGNGLDDDTAAFKSAWDYACSSPIRMGINFLASNVYLINPIYIGGPCISKMIVTISGTIIAPSDPEIWDGHDPRKWIYFHGVNEIVVRGGGTVNGMGHEWWSRSCKRNATNPCRHAPTAITFHRSKHVILQDLNVFNSQQMHVAFTSCSHVRVSRLKVIAPAESPNTDGIHISESRSVVVEGSTISTGDDCISIVGNSSNIQVKGIVCGPGHGISVGSLGKSNSFSKLHHILVEKSLIINTENGLRIKTWQGGSGYARNIKFRNIQMSNVSNPIIIDQYYCDSLSPCENQTSAVEVHDIAFVGIKGTSATENAIAFSCSDSAPCEKILLTDIQLLLESGGNATAYCWKASGSSSGLITPPSCLSSGLFNLIKQKANSIEGSSSPSR